AAGTGGCAGTGACAAATGTTTCTAGGACACACAAAGGTGTCCTTAATCTAAAACTGCTGACAGGCTGAGTAAAAGGTAAACTTTTGCTcagaaatgcattatttattttatttcaaaggtaTTTACCACTTTGTATTTAACAGAATACAAAGTAAAAGGATATATTGTTATTGGTGTGTTTGCTTGGggtatttttgctttaataattatttttctctttgtaataAAACTCACTGAGAAGATACTGGTgtcctgaaatgtttttttgaatttttggggggagattgTTCCATTAGAGTTAGGTTTATTAGGGGTTTTGTTCGAGTTGGAAAAGCAAGACACTATCCAAACTCCAAGGTAGCTCTGTCCTATTTCAAGGCACCAGCGATTTGGATGCAAGAGTGAAGGTATTCTGGCATAGTAAGATAGGTGGTATTTtctgagtttggttttttttttttttcctttctttgatCACGTGGCTGtctgaggagctgagccagcTGGAACTAAAACAGGAGACAGACTTGGGAAGATTAAGACATTGATCTGTCAAGAAAATAACCCTAGCTACTGCTTAGCCAGCCTAGTTAGAACAAATCAGAGGTGAACATTGTtacatttaaacaaataaaaacaaattctgtGTCATTGCCTGGTACACGCATACAGACTTAATCTTTGTCCACTTTCCTATGGATACACACAGCTCTAGAGAGAAAAGTGAACAAGCTAATTCTGAAACCAGGAAGTAAATGTTTACCTGAGTGGTTTCCTTTATACAGCTAGCATGATAAACATCACAATAccagagaaatatttaattgaaattaaatgtgAGAGtcttataaatacatttatttcacaGTGTAGAGGGAAACAATCGAcatacagaaatgttttgtttctttagatCACCCTGGTCTGACCAGTTCAACCCAAATAGAAAAATTCCAGGAGAAGGCACAGATGGAATTGCAGGACTATGTACAAAAAACCTATCCAGAAGATACTTATAGGTATTTATTGTCTAAAGTACCCAAAAGTAATGTTGTGGGCTAACAAAAGTACAAAATATCATCATTGATGTTTTTGAcatctggggtttgggggtttttttgactgTTGATGAGAAAGAACGAAAACCTAATTCATAAAAGCAAGCAGGTTTGTTTAAAGATATGTAGAAACAAGAACAGCTGTCTAGCTTCCTCcatgtaaattaaatttatgaGTACTTCCTTGGTTTTTGAGGAGTTTTTTTTGAGACTCTCATAGTCATGTTTAGAAAAGTAAACAGACTTACTTTTTTAGAAGTTTGGGGGATAACTGCATCAACTAATTCACACTGCTTCTTTTTTCaagttgttgttatttttaagtCTCTTTGACAACTAAAAGGTTATTATCATCCTTGAAATGTTTGTcaagttgcagaaaaaaaatgttaaaactgTCTGTTATAgcccttggaaaaaaaacaaggattACATATAGCAGGGAACAATAAccattgccttttttttgttttttttaaatttctgaagaCTTCTCTTAAATTATCTAGCTTGGTTTTTTCACCTCTCAACTAATCTGTTTTTTATGTGCTAGAAACAATTACAGTATTTTCTAACAATCTTCATCAAAAAATTCATCAACACAATGATTATCTGCACTATCAGGGTAATTCTTACCTCTGTCTAGCGAGATATACTGGAACATGTGAACATGTTCTTTTTTACTGAACAAGTGAAAGGTATCCTCATGTAAAGAAGAATCCCATACACTTAAACACTCTGACACTGGGGtaactaaaaagaaataaaaaacctgtCTGAATAAGAGAGCTTCTCCCATCTCTGTTTTTTGTACTGATCTTACAGAATTAACACTGTGGTGCAATGAAAATAGGTTTTCTGCCTCAGAAGTATCCTCGAATCCCACATTCTTCCATGTACAATTGAGTCCTTCTGGTTTTATTAGAAAGAGCTGAATATCTACCATAaaactaaatataaaatttgTTCCATACACTTACTTCTATAACAGTGTCTCAGGGAAGAAAATCAAGACTTACATTCCCCAAGCAGTGTCCTGTATTTTAACTAATAGTGTCTGTATCTCCATGGTCACCCATAGACAAGTTTAGAGAACAAATCTGATGATTTATTACCAATTGAGTGCTGGTACAAATTGAgataggaaaaggaaacaagtgTTACAATTTTCACAAAAACAACAGCATGGCTAGAATCTTTTTGCCTTGAAGTTTACAAGATATGGCATACTATCAGAATGGACCTTAGATATTTTCTCCATAAATATGCAAGCATTTTCTAGAGCACCTGTGGTCAGTGCTATCTGAAGTTTGCTATTACATGGTTCTGGTTCAGAAAATTTATTCAGTTTGGCATTTGTAATGTACATCTGCCATATGAATGACAGCAAAATGCTTTCATCACTGTCCTAAATTTCACATGCATGGGAAGTTTAGCATTTCTATGCAATCACTTAATTATATTGGATATCTGTTAACATCCTGGCAAATAAAACACATGGGCAATTTGGCAATATTTATGCTTAACAGTAcattcccccaaattccttctCTAATTAgcagactctttttttttttttgtttatatacATCCACCCCTCTTCCTGCTATATGATTTAGCATGAAGTTGCTAGGTAACTGAGGACTATGCTGTTTATGgctaaaattttaattaagcaTTATACTCTTAAGATGCTGCAAATGTTCGCACTAATCAGTATGAATATTATTAGTTTCAGCATTGTTCATCCAGAGCTGGGAAGTTCAAAAGCAGGCCAAGGAAACTGTGTGTTTGTACATACATGTTCTACCCACAAAGGGCATTAACAAGGTCCTGTCACTGGAAAACTACAAAGCTACTTAGCTTTCATTTGGCTCACAGGATAGAAGAGTAACCATTCTTTTTGTGGTAGCCAATTAGCTTTAATTGCCTCTTTACACCTATTCATGAATTATGGTAATAATAAGGGCAGATCCAGCTCTTTAGCCATAGAGTGTCTTAAACTGGTCTTATATGTATTTGTAATCCACTGAACTTCTTTTTCAGGCTAGCCCGGATCCTAGTTCGCCTGCCAGCACTCAGGCTGATGAGCTCTAGCATCACTGAGGAACTGTTTTTCACAGGTCTCATTGGAAATGTTCCCATTGACAGCATAATCCCCTACATTCTCAAAATGGAAACAGCAGAATATAATGGTCAAATAACTGGCACGTCTGCATAGAGGGAACAACGTCATTAGAGGGATTGAAGTAATTTTCACAAAAACCATATAATTACGGAGTTAAAAGAGTAGTGTTTTTGGTATGTGCAGATAATTCCAATCCTGACAGATTTCTCCTTGTCTTTTTCCGATGTTGACAAAATTTAAAGCAACTATTAAAAGACCTGCTATAGGACCTTTCCTGCCACAAGGAATGTTTTTGATGCCTTTCATTTAAAAGGCCATAGGTTACTGAACATACTTTTCACATGCTTTGTATTTCGAAACTATCAGTGGTTAAAAAGTTTTATAATATCAGAGTagtaataaaattactttaaaaaggacagtatgtatatatttaaaattatcctTGGAATGAATGTCTAGCAAATGCCAGGGTATAATACTAGCACTTTGTAATCACTTCTTGTCAGAGCAACAGCATCATCGACATCCTGCTTATGagtatggaaaaagaaaaaatgcatatGTCCTTAATCAAAATGCTAGTGATTTTTGTAAAAATGTAGAATGCTAAAGGAGACAATCATTTAATCTACAAAAAGTCACTTGCTGTTATGTTATGCATGAAATACTAATGTGGATTCTTAAATCAGATACCCACATTATATGAAACTGTATTTGTTGAATTAGCGCAGTTGTAATACACAGTACAGTGCAGTCATAGTTACTATTACGTACTACAGGAGTTCCCCACATTAGAGAAAAAAGTGTTTGTCACAATAATGATCAAATATGCAGGTTCCTTAAAGTGTCTATTCAGACAAACACAATCATGACAAATGTTATTCTAAGAAGAAGCCTTTTGACTTTGGGGCAAATCAGTCATTAACTGGAAGAGCAGTAATTTTCAAATAGAGCTGTGTCATGCTCTTTGAGTATACTCTTTGTATGTTCCAAATTTACTCCTCCTCTCTGTATTCCGAACACCCTCACCATGTAGCCACAGGGTACAATTTAAGACCTGAAATGTACAGAACCTCTGGTTGTCAGCAAGAGTTTATTACAAAGCTCTCTCTATTTCTCCCTCCCACACTGAGCGCTCCCAGTTTTCCAGTGTTCTCAACTTTCCTGTCACTCAGTTTGAAACTAAAATATAGATTTACTCTCACTCATGTACAATTGCAGTTGATGACTGATACACCATGGAGATACAAAATGAGCTACTTTTTAATTGTCTCAAGTGGTAAGCCATTAACATGTTTGCTAGTAGTACTGGCCATTAGCTGCTAGCATAGGTTTTATTGTagtataatttattattatggCTGTTCAGTactttaaaatcaaatattttttaaagtcataGCAATTAATACCTTCATCTGATCCTGATTCATTAGttgcattaattattttatatttttgtgtgttagAAGCATTCTTACTTTCATAGTTTTATGTACAAAACTTATCTAATGATAACTTCAGCactttggtttttcttctcttattgttatttatttagaaatatcaACTAGGTTGGTCTTTGTGACTTTTCAGAGTCTAAATTGTAGCCAAAAGATCTTAAGCAGCTTTAGATGAGGCTTCTAAACTATAAAAAGTCTTGGTATACTTCATGCTTATTAGGAGGCTGACATTTGTAGCACTTACTGTGACACAAAaaactatttaattttaacttcTGTATGCATTAAAGTCTTATATAGTTACTATTTTTAGCACATTCAGAATCATCTTTTCTCAGGATGGTATTACAGAGTTCAGTATCTGTGCAGAGATTTGTAATACTGCACTTgtttttctctcagcttttgCTACAGCAAATGAAATTGTCATATTGTTCGTGCAATGGAAAGTCTGCTCTCTACATGTGAAGTCAGCTGTACTTGAGCTTTTACTACCAACCATTTGATTGTAGTTTAACTGCTGTGGGATTGTGTCAGCACTCCTGCTGCACAGTCCTTATGTTAAATAAGAGTATAcaacttaaaaattaatggtGATATTAACATCAGAATCAGTAGCTACCTTGGAAAGAGTAGTGACtgcttttaacatttaaaattttattgtgtTATGTTATTGTTCTACAAGCAGAATGCATTGAActattgtgattttttttttattgccaaAAGGATTATGGAACTTAATTTAagtatttcataaaaataattaagcagGTAAGAAAGCATTTCTATGGTAGGTGAAATATTCCTTAGCACAAAAACTGGCCTTTGGAATATTTGGTTTTAAATCTCAATACACACCAGCTAGCTTTTTCTTGACAAACATAATTtcaatttccaatttttcaagtaaaagggccgtattttttggggtgaaaatttgtaatttttattacttGTGATCACAACACTTCAGGAAATAAGATAAAGGCATTATAGTTTTTTGGGAACAAAGGGatcacatgaaataaaacctAAGATGTATGCCTTGCATTACATATGTAAATCAAAACAGTAAATATTGTGCAGCTCTGTTTACAAATAAACTGCACTCCCCACAAATGCAAGGCCACATAATGACATCCTTGCTCAAACCCTGGTAGTTACTTACTGTGCAAATAGTCATTTAAGAGCTTATTAgagataaaatattaatttgtgtAAATTGAGTAACAACCATGCAATCCATAGTTGTGTGTGCATTTAATGAAATGAAGCAGTTCCATCCTTAAGATTTGGATATTACCACCTAAAAGCTATAAAGCCTCTCTATGTAGCATCATCAGCATGATTTGCTGGCTTGCAGAGCTCAGAACCAGGCTACTTAGTTCTGATGCCATTAATAAAAAGTACTCTCTCTAACTATACAGTATTTTGATTCCAAAACTAACATTTTGGATTGTAGAAATTTGAACATACATGGGTGCCTGGGCTATTTCCTCCCCAGGGAAAAGACTTTGTGCTTTCCCTCTTAGAACTTCACAAGGTTCCTGTTGGCCAGTTTCGCCAGCCTGTCCCAATCCCTCAGTGGCAGCAGGACCCTGTGATGCACAGAGTGCAGCTGCTTTGCACTGTCTCTGCACAAAGTAGTGCAACACCAACACAGTTCTTGGGATTTCTGAGGTTTGTTCCATCCCTCCTGCAGTGACTGGAAGATGGTAACAGGCTAATCTTAGTAGCTTTACTGTTAAAAtagttctggtttttttctccctcaaagTGCAAACTTTTCCTTATGAATATGGGACAGAAGagttttttattattgtaaCAATTACTGAAGAACTATTTTTTGAgtattaaatattgaaatagcTTGTTTTCATAAAGGTGAAATTTAAATGCCAAACTTGTTTTTACAGAACTTGGAGTCAAAGTATTACAGTCACAAAGTGATTCTAAGAAAAATTCATCTCATTGAAGGTCTACTTAGTGCCAAAATTTATTCTCTTCAGAATTTCTGAGGGtctgtttctgctgctcttgaaatgaaaatattttaacttggCAGAAATAGAGTAATAACTTAGCTGAAACTGAGCAAATGTGTATACTAGTGACAATTCATTCAGACAAATGTTAGATAGAATTCTGTGCTGAGACTGGGGCATGATAATGAAGCAATGCAGGGAGTGATAATAAGGCAGTAATGTCCATTGTGCTTCATTTGTTTTCTAACTCTTATGTAAAGAAACTGGATTTGAATCTTGTAGATAAAATCATTTGGGACTAGCTTTGTCATAAtgattttaattgcatttgtgACAAATGTACTTCCACTTATTTACTTACATTGGACTATAGAGTAAGAACTAAGAAAATGTGCAAAAGTAATCTCTTTCTGCCTATTTACATTGCTTATAAATTAGCTGCAATGCTTTTGGTGTCTGTGGAGTAACTGTGGCATGAAACTggtagaagaggaaaaaattatctcCAAGGAGAGATCCTTCTAAGAAGTCTCCTTAGAAGGGTTTCTTGTAGCTGCCTTAAAATGTTAGATTATTAAGAAGGCTTAGTTTTCAGAGCACTCTGGGGCAAGAAAGTATTGTTCCTCTCCACTGACTAGCTGGTGTCATTTGCCAAGTCTCCTTTCACTATCTTCTGAAGCCCTTGGCTCCCCAGACAGCCACAATGCCTCTGGTGAGGAGCTCTGGCTCCAGGTCTAAGTGCAGAATCCAGTAGCCCTGCATTGCCAGTACAGTTCCCTTTCGCAAAGGGTGCATTCTGAGGCTGCATTAGAGAAACCAAGTCAGGGCCGAAGCTCCCAGGTGAAATCAGTTTCCTGACTCTTGTTTCCCCTTTGGCAGAGACTGTAAAACACttgtgtggttttttaattgttctgtATAGTACACAGAACTCACAGATTCCTGAATTATTTTGCTCAGGATACTGCAGGTGTCAGTAGATTTTCCTGCCTGTTAAAAGTTCAGACAGTAGTTCAGATTCTTTCCTGATTACCTGCTGTTTAATTAGtaaaaggcaatttttaaaaaatagcaccAAATAGCACAACTAGCAACTAGGTTTTCAGGAATACTGTTTAACCAGGAAGACAACTAGAAGTGAATGGGCTGAGGGTGCTGCCCAAGCAGTGATAAAGCAGATTCCTGCACTAACAGCATCAGTCAAGGCCCAGTTTGAATCAGCTGGAGTGAGCAGTACAACTGGCAAGTCAGTCAGACACACAGCTGTACCAGCACATATTTACTGGATGATACCAtcctgaaaagaacaaaaatgttgattttctctttcagacCCCTCTCTGGGGGAGGCTGGGAGTTTATTTCACCTACTCTTGTCCAtatgagaaaaagcagaaatgccaGCAAACAGAGGCAAATTCCCACCTGTTCCCAGGGTTTGCCACACTGGCCATACAGAAACAGAAGAGCTTTTGCAGTAATTGGCTCTGGTAATAAGCATGGgccagctgtgacagcagcacacaaCAACTGCAGTCTTAACACCTTCAAATATCCAGGAGAGATCAGCCAAATGAGAGCAAAGTCACCCTAGAGAAAAAAGtgagaggcagaggaaggacaAATTTCCAGCATCTACTGGATCTTGAATAActtggaaattaatttagatACAGTTTTATATGAAAAATTACCAAGAGGGGATGACAAATGAGagacaatgaaaacatttactttttGCACCTTTTAATTCTAAAGTTGTTGAGTCATTTTAACAGTAAATACTTCTGAATTAAGTTCAGGCTTATTGTTTCATGCCATTAACCCTTCTTGTTAGATAATGCTACAACCCTATTTCAGCTGCAATCAGTGTTATCAACATACAGGAAAttatttgtgtaaaaaaaattacaacattATTTATACTGGGGTTACAAgttaaagtaaaattaattgtAAAGTTTAGATGCTCTAAGTTTAAACATctaaaatttagattttttttattgtgaagTCATGCTAAGTTCATCACAGGTAACGCTGCTGTAAAGTTTCATAATTCCCACAACCTGTTCAGTCCTCTGATGAATGCTTTGAAATTAGCAATGGCTTATTATTGTTAAACTCCTGcctgtcttctttctttttaaagggtTTGATAGAGTTGTAAACATCTATTTTGTGCCTCCCACCATTGTGCATTTCTGCATGTTCAGTTCTAGAATTCACCTGAGCAGCTGATGCATATGTACATAgctgtatgtatgtgtgtatgaaTGTATGTTTATACCTCTCTGTCTAAATATATTCTGTACAGTGTATAGAAAATATGtagtgtatgtatatatgtacagATATGGAGCATTATTCATCCATTCTATGTGCTAAAGTTTTTTATTCATTTGCTAATCCAGAGCTTCCTAATTTGGTGAATCCTCACAAATTTCAGAGCTTTGCACCTTTATTCTAAACGAGTCTGAATTCACTATTTGCTGTTCAGAACTGGCAAATATATACCATGAATTTTCTGGCTTTTACATTATTCTCTTTACCTTTTCTCATTTGACCTATAGAATTCTGCCAGTCAATACTAAATTGAGCATATAATGCTTGTTAAAAGTAATGAATAAATAACTATAGTCATAGAAGATACTCTCCTGTTCATTATGTACTCATTCTCTTCCAGCCTCCTGAGGTACTTTtgtaaagtttattttttgtgaagCTTGGTAAGAGactgattttttggttttaagtCTTCATCTGTGGTGACTTGAAAGTAAACCAAGTTGCCATTTATTTAATGGTAATTAAATAGTAGGGACATTGCAGGTAGTTTATTTCTTAGCAAGCATCAAGACATCTTCAGGATTTTCACAATGCATTTCAATTATATATTCACTTTCCaaagtttttctctttattttccagcCTAAACTGAACACAGCTAGTTGCTTGATTTAGTTGTCAGGCTAATGTCCCTTTCCACATTCTGTCCTTTCCTGGGTCTGGaatctgtgcagctcctgcactgcctgtgaCAGTCCCACTGTCCATGTGGGACCTGGGCACACAGTTAGGAAGTGAGATATGGAGTAAGACAATTTCTTATTCATAATGAGGATTCAAACATTTACATTCTCAAAGTATAAACggtcttggtttttttcccttttgctgaAGTTAAAAGGGAAGCCTTCCATAAAGCACGTAAATCTGTTAACTGTGGGTTTTTATAAAGGCATTTCACAGACCATGCAGGGCAGTAGTTCAGCAAGTCTTGTTTCTGTCATTAAAAAGGTGAAGTAGAAATTTCTGGGCATTTATTTCCACCTTTTGTGCTCACTGAAGCAATAATTTGTGTATATTTAATCAGATAATAAGAACACCAATCAAAATAATGTGAACTTCATGCATACTTAAAGTGAACCACACGTCTGAAGAAAGTTTGGAAAGTTTGCTATGGAAAATGCTGAGAATGTTCTCTTTCTTGGTGTATTGGTTAGTGAGCATTTGTaagcttttatttcaaatatagGAATACACCCCCAGCATTTCAAAACCTTCCTTCTGTaattttcagcaggaaaaatatttaaattaatgtaaGGAATTTCTATGACAGACAGTCCTTCCTTGGTGTCTGGACAATTGGTGCTGTTCGAACACTTGCTTTCCTCTTTAAAGGTGAATAGAAACCTGAAAGTCAGTTAAAGTCACTGTACTGcaggaaaacagttttaaagTTTAGGAAGCCAATTGGGGTATTAATTAAGAGTGAATCTGTTTAAAAATTCAACtgtgaattcagaaaaaaaaaggcaaagtcCAGTGAAACTGAATGTGTTATATCCACATTTGAATTGTTTGTATTCTGAAGGACAAAATGTGCTCAAATTTAGTGACAATAAAGGCTCTGCAATAATACAACACAACTCCATTTCCAGATTGTGGGATAAAGTAGGACTGAATAAATTCCAAACAAAAAGCACAGTCTTTAAGAAGAAAGCATTTTACTTACAGACTCTATGTGTTAAATTTTTCATATAGGGAATCAAGATATAAtgttggaatatttttaattattaaccTGTACTCTGAAATACATTGGAAGCCAGTGTTCATAGTTTCCTAACTGAAAACTGCACACTGTTGTATCTGTATTGGCATACTAAGGAGTGCTGAGCTCCtagaaaaacagcaaatttttataaaagaaagCATCTGCTTTCAATTCCTTGGGATATTTTCTGGAAGTCTCTGTTCCTTATTATTTAGAAAACTAttgtttatgtttatttttacatctttgCAGAAGTTAATTTCTCACAGCTTCTTTTGTGAAATCAGTGTTGCTGTGTGTGATAGCATTTAAAAAAGATAGCATATTCTTTTTGTAAACTCCATTTTATATCCAAACAATGTCTTCAGTCAAAGAGGAATTTGCATTGTTGTGTTTGTATATAGAGTATTGCAGTGCATGATCTAGCTTATGCATTTTATTAAATGCTGTTGTGTCATTATATTGTTGCGGTTAATACTAGTGGCTAAATGAGGTTTCTATTATTAAAGTGAATTACAAATATAACTACATTcttgagttttattttgaagttcATTTAATTGCCTCTTGAACAGGAGCTATCTTAAGCCAAATACAAAATTTACAATCTTTTAGGGAGAAACAGCACTTTTCCTTCACCACAGTGACTATTTTACAAGAGATTTAACCAGGTCTGGCATAGAAAAGAAATTCCATTAACTTACTGACTCCTAGGAGTTTCTCTAGGCGGAGAGAGGGCTTTTCCTGAGGTTCCATTTCATCTCCAACAGACAGGTTTGGCAGCGCTGTGCGCGGGCCCCCTCACGCCCTGAGTCCCCTCACGCGCTGGATCCCCCCACGCTCTGGGTCCCCTCACGCGCTGGATCCCCTCACGCGCTGGATCCCCCCAGGTTCTGGGTCCCCTCACGCCCCGGGTCCCCCCACGCTCTGGGTCCCCCCACGCTCTGGGTCCCCTCACGCCCTGAGTCCCCCCACGCTCTGGATCCCCTCACGCCATGAGTCCCCTCACGCGCTGGATCCCCCCACGCTCTGGGTCCCCTCACGCGCTGGATCCCCCCACGCTCTGGGTCCCCCCACGCTCTGGGTCCCCTCACGCCCCGAGTCCCCTCACGCCCTGAGTCCCCCCACGCTCTGGGTCCCCTCACGCCCTGAGTCCCCCCACGCTCTGGGTCCCCCCCACGCCCCGGGTCCCCTCACGCTCTGGGTCCCCTCACGCCCTGAGTCCCCCCACGCCCCGAATCCCCTCACGCTCTGGGTCCCCTCACGCCCTGAGTCCCCCCACGCTCTGGGTCCCCCCCACGCCCCGGGTCCCCTCACGCCCTGAGTCCCCCCACGCCCCGAATCCCCTCACGCTCTGGGTCCCCTCACGCCCTGAGTCCCCCCACGCTCTGGGTCCCCTCGCGCCGGCGGGCCCGCGTACAGCGCGCGCACTGCGCGGGCACTGCCGGTGTCGGGCCCCGCCAGGGGGCGCGCGGTAGCGCTGCGTGCCCTtccggccgccgccgccatgccgATGAAGGGGCGCTTCCCGGTGCGCCGGACCCTGCAGTATCTTAGCCAGGGCGACGTCGTGTTCAAGAGCTCGGTGAAGGTGATGACCGTGAATTACAACACGGCAGGAGAGCTGAGCGAAGGCGCGAGGTgagcgcggggccgggcgggaaCGAGGGCTGCCCCTGCAAAGACGCCAGGGCTTGCGCGGGCCGCGCCCGCCGCAGAGACAACGGGCCAGCCCGTgtgtccttttctctttctttccagaaagTTCGTGTTTTTCAACATTCCCCAGATCCAGTACAAGAACCCGTGGGTGCAGATCATGCTGTTCAGGAACATGACTCCCTCGCCCTTCCTGCGGTTCTACCTGGGTAGGTCCTGCCCGCCGCGGGGGTCGCACCGGTGCCGTCGTTACCGCCGCGTTTGTGTCGTTCTCACTCggcactgcctgggctgcagcggGAAAAAGAAGCTGCTTGACAGGAAAAGAGCTGTAGCCGTTAGCAGCTTCCCTAGATTCACCCTCATGGAGATTTTGCTTTTCCACTTAGAACATCGCATTGCACATTAActgcagaagggaaggagaTCTTTCATTCGAGTACTTTTAAAGCCTCTCTAAACGGCATGCATGGGGAAATGGTATAATTTGatacattattaatttttcttgacAGACAATGGAGAACAAGTTTTGGTTGATGTAGAAGATAAAACCAACAGAGAGATAACagagcacattaaaaaaatcctggggaaaagcAAGTAAGTAGCACACATAACAAGTAAGCGAACATATTATCTAGCATATATAATACAAACTTTTGTGGAATGCAGAAGGAAATACCACTTTTCCCAGACAAAACTGACACGAGGGAGGTAAAGTCCACAAGGTAGGATCTGTAAATCCATCTTTCTGATAACCTGGgtccagggaagggacagtAAATACTGCAATTCAGACTTCTGGTACTAACAAACAGATCTCTTTTCTAGAGAAATGcttgaaaaagaagaaagagaaaggaaaaaactatCACATCCAGCGACCTTTGGGCTCAAGAAGTATCATCTGCGAGAATGTATGTGTGAGATTGAAGGCCAAGttccctgccctgcttttgTACCATTGCCCAAAGAGATGAGGGGAAAATACAAAGCTGCTGTGAAAAATGAGGCATGAGCCTGACATTTCAAGACCTCAAGTTATGCAGCTGTTTTTCCTCAGGACTGGACAATAAAGGTGCTTCAGTGAGAGACAAGAGCCCGCAGTTTCTGAGAACAGGAACAAGCAAGTTCATTCAATACAGACAACTCTGCCTCATAAGCCTTCTTACAGCTACAACTAGAATaattaagtgaaaaataaataaaagttaaaactaccacacacaaaataaataaataaataaataaaagctgcGGTTCTGTGAAGTATTGCAAGTCAGCACTTAATACAGTCTTACATCTTATTCATGCCTGCAGGTAACCAATTATGGCAAAACTAAGATCATGTTTTCTTTGGGATAGAGAGGCTGGACTAAAAAGTTAATAGAAGCAGCATAGAATTCCATAATTTGTAGAAAGTGG
This genomic interval from Catharus ustulatus isolate bCatUst1 chromosome 13, bCatUst1.pri.v2, whole genome shotgun sequence contains the following:
- the MRPS25 gene encoding 28S ribosomal protein S25, mitochondrial yields the protein MPMKGRFPVRRTLQYLSQGDVVFKSSVKVMTVNYNTAGELSEGARKFVFFNIPQIQYKNPWVQIMLFRNMTPSPFLRFYLDNGEQVLVDVEDKTNREITEHIKKILGKSKEMLEKEERERKKLSHPATFGLKKYHLRECMCEIEGQVPCPAFVPLPKEMRGKYKAAVKNEA